One segment of Brassica napus cultivar Da-Ae chromosome C3, Da-Ae, whole genome shotgun sequence DNA contains the following:
- the LOC106383532 gene encoding putative F-box protein At4g10190, with protein MVRVANVKSLSAMYLEIPTSVGVKRFSGGGVIHCDGLLLSWTTANLRGIHVWNPCSQFSVLITLSSEINFMDTFGIEFAEREKYILLRIHEVRERIRNVEIFSSGSWNIIGNLVDWYIISSRDGLSLGNNMVWLAREKVSTTDSIPSFHFKYESFTKLCDSPVGSYLDGITSLNIYKSESERLSYIYAPRYKRYKAENLGLFPWPEANGPVEW; from the coding sequence ATGGTGAGAGTGGCTAATGTCAAGTCACTATCCGCGATGTATTTGGAGATTCCAACTTCAGTTGGAGTTAAGCGTTTCAGTGGGGGCGGTGTAATTCATTGCGATGGACTGCTCCTAAGCTGGACTACGGCCAACCTAAGGGGTATACATGTTTGGAATCCTTGTTCACAATTCTCTGTACTGATAACACTGAGTAGTGAAATTAACTTCATGGATACTTTTGGAATTGAGTTTGCTGAAAGAGAAAAGTATATTTTGTTGAGGATACATGAGgtcagagaaagaataagaaaTGTGGAGATCTTTTCCAGTGGTTCTTGGAATATCATTGGTAATCTTGTTGATTGGTACATCATTTCTTCTCGTGATGGTCTTTCACTTGGAAACAATATGGTATGGCTTGCGCGTGAGAAAGTATCAACAACTGACTCCATCCCCTCATTTCACTTCAAATACGAGTCTTTCACAAAGTTATGCGACTCACCGGTGGGGAGTTATCTAGATGGTATAACTTCACTCAATATCTACAAGTCAGAGTCAGAGAggttatcatatatatatgcaccAAGGTACAAGAGATACAAAGCTGAGAATTTGGGTCTCTTCCCCTGGCCCGAGGCTAATGGTCCGGTTGAGTGGTAG